Within the Salvia hispanica cultivar TCC Black 2014 chromosome 4, UniMelb_Shisp_WGS_1.0, whole genome shotgun sequence genome, the region tcacccaaaCTTCAGGTGGACTGACCATGAGCAAGGCCAATCAACCCCACTTCAGCTCACGAATTATGCACATcctccggagaggcagtccaactggtcaggaaaaggtcaagaggggcaattgcaactggggtacaggaatcaggaccatactaattggggaaataggaatcagaacaatccagggagctcctatgtgccacctcatcaGAGAAATAACCAAGGGAACTAccagaattcccaaccaaatcatcaagggaatcaagggtctggTAGCCAGTACAACAACCATCAGGGAAATCAAGGGTCTAATAACCAATATAACAATCATCAAGGTAACTATCGTCAGAATCAAGGTCAAGGACCGAATTCTGGTCAATTCAACTCCAGACCACAgaggagtttggatgacatggtccacgatctagtgaattcacagcagttcatgcagagTAACCTACACTCCAACAATGACGTGGTGCACAAGTTACAAGATGCTCAGTCTGAACATAAAGCCGCCATGGATATGATGGCAAAGCAACTGTCCCAGATTGCAGTCtccttgaatgagatgcgaggaaatgaagggaaacttcctgccaccgtcaaaccgccagaccgagcaaacattagtcaaatcaccttgagatctGGGCGGGGTTATGAAGGGCCGACGTtggaaattgatgaggaaGTGCCCATGCAGGCTAGTGAAGGAAAACAGAGTCAGCTGCATCAAGAGGAAAGCGCTAGACCCAGGGAAATCCTTATTCAGGAAgacctccagaagggagatttagggggatccCTACCTCGACCAAGGGACCCGTTCTTCCTAGACCCCGAACCTGAAGAAGTGAGTAAGGAAGGAAACAGTGGAGTTGATGGAACCCAGGTTGGGACTTCCACCAATGCAGTAAAGCGACCAAAGCCATTTCCATACCGCGGGGAagcgaagaagaaaaaggatgatacagaggatctcatggagatttttagcaagttggaaatcaacctgccattcttgcaagccctAAAAATGCCTGCTTtcagcaagttcatcaaggagttcattgcagggaagaccaagccagatgggaagattgtgatcggggagaatgtgtctgctgtgatacaaaagagaaggatgccctcaaaatgcaccgacccaggtatgttcacattacccatctcTCTAGGGGATATCAaggtcgagcatgctatgtgtgatctaggggcgtcaataaatgttttaccgctttcgaTCTATAAGAAATTGACTGGAGTGAGGATGGTTGCTACCAAGGTAGTgatccagttagcagatagaacttgcatctgccctgaaggagtgttggaaaatgttatagtcaaagtgcatgattttctatatcctgctgatttttatgtgatcaagatgaatgataatgagtctgctgagtctagtggggtacttttagggagaccatttttgcgtaccgctaagaccattatcgatgtctttgatggaacaatttgcttggattATAACGGGGAGAAGTATActtttagcatagatgaggggatgaaaaggcctttagatgttgagaatctctatgctattgatgttattaaccccttGGTCCAAGAgtatcttgagacggaattgatacaggaacaaatcgacaactcggagttgagtcATTCGATTGACAGAGAAGTTGTAGgatggtgtgcagcaatgaacacagCGGAATTGACAGATGAGGAACTCACGGAGGCCATTATGGAATTCTGCAGAAGTCCTGAGTCAGCCAAATCTAAGGGATCGGCTCACGTGGCTAGTCTGGAAAAATCTCCTGGGTCTGGGAAGGAGGCATTACCAGAAATTGCGGacaaaaatcccttgccccaggagacgaatgGAACAAAAAAGGAGCTGAAGACACTTCCACCAGGCCTCAAGTACGCTTACTTGGAGGAGGATGAGACATTTCCGGTAATAGTCAACAGCAACCTGACCAAGGAGCAAGAGAAGGAGTTATTGGAagtcatcaaaagaaacaagaaagcaataggatGGACTCTCTCAGATTTGGTAGGAATAAGTCCTgatctttgtatgcaccacattcGTTTAGAAGAAGGTGCGaaggctcatcgagatgcacaacggaaactgaatccgaacatgcgagaggaggtcctaaaggaggtgttaaaatccctagggatcatctactccattccaAACAgcgagtgggtcagtcctgtctatatggtaccaaaaaaatctggaatacaggttgttaagaatgataaaaatgagcTGGTACCCACCAGACTAGTGACCggatggaggatgtgcatcgactatagGAAGTTGAAcgaagccacaaagaaggatcattttccCCTACCTTTTATTGATCAGATGTTGGAAAGACTGGCTGGCAAACAGtacttttgtttccttgatggatacaaCGGCTATTTCCAAATCTACGTTAATCCAGAGGACCAAGGGAAAACCACATTCACATGCCCCTTTGGTATCTATGCATAtcgaagaatgccgtttggattgaGTTATGGAGACTCCTGTCAAACAGAGTACCTGTGGATACCAAACTCCAATGGAGGAAGATCGAGTTAGCCTCCAAATGCTATTGCTGCCCGACGACCCCTGGGATCGAATCACTGCAACACCTTTTTGTGAATGGCGTGGGAGCAGCTAGAGTCTGGAGCTACTTCGATCAGTGGTTCCCAGGTGGAACATACCCGCTCAAACCCGAAGATACAATACCGGAAAGACTTGAAGGCTGGGCAAAACGAACCAACCAACAAAAGAAGACACACATGAGTAGGATCACCCCATGCCTTATTGTATGGTTTCTTTGGGCGGAAAGGAATAGGTGCCGGCACAACGAGGCAAATTTCAGACCCCAGAATGTGATCTGGCAGACACAACTGCACATCAAAGAGCTCATCAGAGGACTAATCAGAGGAGAGGAGTCGAGAGCCCTTTGACGATCGCCCCCACCCTAAGTGAAAGACGGCAAGCGCAACTTGTTATGCCACTTAAATGACACCCGCCGGATCCCCCTTGGATCAAGCTTAACACGGCGAGCTGGCTCTCGGAAGGATCAGGTCAGGCAAGAGGGGGTGGAATTATCCAGGATCATTACGGGCAACTCCTATGCGCATTTAGCGTCCCTCTACTAGCGGCTTCGCCCCTTGAGGCGAGCGCCAAAACAGTGAGGATAGGCCTCGCGGAGGCCAAAGAACTTGGCACACAAATCTGGATTGAAACGGATGACCCAAGAGTGGCTAGCCTCATCAAGACAAGAAGCTTCGGCCCAGCTGATTCAAGGCACGAGATGGCACGTTTGCTTTGCTGCAAAAAGGTTGCTCTACCCGCATCACCTCCATTGGTAGCGTGCTGAATAAAGCGGCCAAGTGCCTGGCTAAGCTGCAATGTGACTCCACAGAACATTGCCGATTTAATTCCCAGACGGCCCCCAGGATCGACAAGGCGATCGTCCGGCTTGAGCAGATGGGTGTCCCCTATCTCCGAGAGGAGGACGAGTAACGGTCACCTATGAAGAGGAGCGTGGATGAGTTTGACTCGCGCCGGGTAAAAATTGAAGACTCCAGATCTTGGCCTTCTGACTTGTTGTGTTCAATTGTAACTCTTTGACTTTGTAATGGAGTAGGGTGGTGTCCGTCCTACATTTGGGGATTGGACATCAAACTACTCCTGGTTTTGTTGGGCAAGTCACTTTTGGGCTTGCTTTAGTTTGTAATCTGGACCTTTCTGATGATATAAAGGGATGAGGGACCCACGAACCCTCCACCAATCTGgtgttttgataaaaaaaaaaaaagaatgccgtttggattgtgtaatgcaccGGGAACTTTCCaacggtgtatgatgagcatcttctcggatctgttggaagtatgcattgagatattcatggacgatttcaccgtatatgggaactcatttgatacttgtttagccagccttgatctagtgttacagagatgccaagagaagcatttagtgttgaatttcgagaaatgccatttcatggtgactgaaggcattgtcctgggtcacgtggtttctgagagAGGTATTCAAGTAGACAAAGCAAAGgtggatgtgatatcaaaattaccataccctacgaaccaaaaagaggtGAGAAGCTTCCTAGGCCATGCAGGGttctataggaggtttatcaaggatttcgcaaaaatcgcgcaaccactCACTCGGTTGTTACataatgatgtggaattcgtctttgacgaaggatgcgAAAGGCGTTCCAGTTGCTTAAGGACAGGTTAGTGTCAGCACCAATTATCAGGGCACCAGACTGGAACCATCCTTTCGAGATAATGTGTGATGCGAGTGATTTTgctgtgggagctgtcctaggacagaaaattgatggaaaaagctacgtgatcttctatgcttccaagacgctgaatcaggctcagaaaaattatgacaccacggagaaggaaatgttggctgtcgtATACTCGTTTGCAAAATTTCGACCCTACCTCCTTGGGTTgagggttatagtcttcacggAGCACGCGGCGATTAAGTACTTGCTGGCTAAGAAAGAGTCTAAGCCGAgattaatccgttgggtgttactcttgcaggagtttgattgggaagtaagagacaaaagagggacggagaatagagtagacgatcacttgagcagaatacaTCAGGGGGAAacagaagaggccatacccgatACCTTCCCCGAGGAGCATTTGTACTTTCTGGAGAAATTTCCAAGACCACTTAACTGGGAAGCAATTTTGGCTCTAACCGGTCTAGGGGAATCGGATAAGGGGAAGCGCACACTGAACGCAGAACCGTGGTTTGCTGATTTagccaactacttggtcacaTGAGAGATGCCAAGTTCGGACGAAGTTTCCCGGGCCAAGAGGATGAAAATTAGAAGTGAAgctaaatattacttttgggacgacccttacctgtggaaaatgtgctcagatcaagtgattagacgctgcattctcgaatgggaacaaagagatgtgttaattcattgccacactTTAGCATGTGGGGGTCACTTTGGACCGAGGAAGACAACGAGGAAAGTTCTGGACAGCGGTTTTTATTGGCCGACGCTAAATAGGGATGCCTTTGAGTTCTGCCAATGTTGCGAGAGGTGCCAGCAGACGGGCGGAATTTCAAGAAGGGACGAGATGCCTCAGGTCCCGGTGATCGTGtgcgaaatttttgatgtgtggGGATTGGATTTTATGGGACCGTTCCCATCATCTTGTGGGAACacgtatatattggttgcagtggactatgtgtctaagtggatagaagctaaggccaccacaacatgcgaatcgaaggaggtggcaaaatttttgaaggccaatattttcaacagatatGGAGTTCCTCGGGCCAACGTCTCGGATCAAGGAActcatttctgtaatcgcaccatcgaggctttgatgaagaaatatggtgttcaccatagaGTGTCGACTCCGTACCATCCTCAGTCTAATGGCCAGGCAgagatttctaatcgcgagatcaaggtgatattggagaaaacagttaatccgtcaaggaaggactggagcaaAAGGCTCGGAGACACATTGTGGGCTTacagaactgcttttaaaacGCCTATTGGAATGTCGCCTTACAGGCTTGTGTTTGGCAAGATGTGTCACTTACCTGTTGGTATTgagcacaaggcgtactgggcagtgaaAGAACTGAACATGAAACCGATAGCTTgcgaagaagagaggaagttACAATTGCAAGAATTGGAGGAACTTCGGCTGGAGTCATTtgagtctgccatgtggtacaaagaaacgacgaagttatggcatgataagaatctccgggtcaaggaacttcatGTGGGACAAAAAGTGCTCCTTTTCCAGTCCCGGCTCAAGCTAATGCCAGGAAAATTGAAGTCTAAATGGATCGGCCCATATACCATCGTCGGCATCCGTACAAACGGAGCAGtggagatccagggaagtgctcCTAACTTTGTTCCTTTCCTTGTCAATGGTCATAGAGTaaaagtctatagggataattccgAGTTGTGTGTAGTGGATGAAGTTCCACTACATGCACTCCCTACTATCGCCTAGACGGACGAGGGGATAttctcgatgaattcctgggtcaaGTAGTAGgttaacaattttgaaaatacaaactgaaccagggaatctcggGAATACTCTAAANNNNNNNNNNNNNNNNNNNNNNNNNNNNNNNNNNNNNNNNNNNNNNNNNNNNNNNNNNNNNNNNNNNNNNNNNNNNNNNNNNNNNNNNNNNNNNNNNNNNTTGAATTAGAACTGAGGTCACGATTGACTCGACGAGTAAACTGAATGAGGATTTGCTGCAGGTCAGTTTGAGTGCGTTCGCCTTCCTGTTTTCGGAGCTCGTTCAGTACAATCAGATTCAAGTTGACAACATAGCAGAGTTAGAAAGAAGGTAGTAGTtgttgatcaatttttttcagttAACCTCCAATATGATGATCATTGCTATGGACCATAATATATCTACTGCTTATTGTTTTGATGTCAATGGATTAAAAATCTTTAGaggatttaaaatttagtatgTATTGTCACTAAACATCTTTGCTAAAATCTTTTCTTTCAAATCCAGATTTGATGGAAAACTTGATTAGTTTTCTCTATCTGGATCAGGTTAGAGGATGCCGGCTATGCTGTTGGAGCCAGGGTTCTGGAATTGCTTTGTCATAGGGAGAAGGTTGGAAATTTCATGCAAGCATGTTTATACTCTTCCAAGAAGCACATGCAACTTCTGCATACCCGTTATTGCTCACATTGCTTTATCTCTTGATTTTCATGTGCTAAAGTTCTTCACTAGAGATGACCAGGATaaacaaaattcttaaatttcttTTGCGCTTCATCATCTCATATATTGCAAACCAGTTTTAACTCGTCAAAAAAATGAGagtataagattttttttatctgtcaaatgtattaattgttttacttttttccaatGCTCTAGGGTAACAGGAGGGAGACACGGCTATTGGGTATTCTGTCTTTCATACACAGCACAGTATGGAAAGTGTTGTTTGGAAAGGTTGAGACAACACCATTCTTACTATTAGtcttatgttttgtttttggtcTCATACTCTTCCATGAgtatactttttatatttattggcATGGCTCATGGTAGATCATTGATGAGGAATATGGGAGTAGCCTTTGCATTGGTAACACTTTTGTCAGAGATATTATTCTTATCCCTTAGTAGGGTTCCAAAATATCCACTGGAAAAAGGATATGGCATCTTTGAGTTTGACTACAATTTAACATGAATGCTAGTCGTATTCTTGGGAATATCTAGTTTGTATCCAAAAACAATGATTTTAACACAGGGATCTTTAAGAAAATTCTATCTTAAAATGGATTACATTAAATGACTCGTGAAAAATTAAACTTCCTTAACTACAAGTCTACAACATTTTGACATGGTTGATTGTTGATGAGCATTGGCATAAAGTTGGTTCAGCATTTCATGTATAAGATGGGTGAAGTGTCACTCTTGAACCATACAAACATGTTAATTACTGGGACATTGTTTTCCCTTTTCGTAAATGTAGAGTAATGCAATTTAGTTTGGTCTTTTGATCCTTGTATGTAACTCCCATGACCTATGGGGGCAGGGCCCAGCTGTGATATGATGGCACAATGGGCTTCTCATAGGGCCAGGGTGCTACATCAAATGAGTAGGGCAACGTAGTTTAGTATTTTGGCCCTAACCAACACAAATAGTTGCTTTGATTTTAACATTGTATCAACACCAGGTTGCTGACTCTCTTGAGAAAGGTACCGAGCATGAGGATGAGTACATGATCAGTGAGAAGGAGCTTCTTGTCAACAGGTTATTCTATTATGCTAGTTTTCATTATATCATGCAAGATTTCCTTTACTCCCTGCAATATCTTGCTGACTTGGGAAGTTGTATGGTAGATTTATTTCAATTCCCAAAGATATGGGTGCCTTCAACTGCGGAGCATTTGTTGCTGGAATTGTGAGGGTACATACTGCATTGGACAAAgcttttcaaattatatttaatttatgctaGTGGGTTATTTAAGtgatttttaccattttgaaGGGGGTCTTGGATAATGCCGGTTTTCCGGCTGTTGTAACAGCTCATTTTGTGCCTGTGGATGGGCATCACCGACCCAGGACAactattttgattaaatttgctGAAGAGGTAACACCTAAACAAACATGTGAATAGTACATCTCTTTACTGCTGTATATCGCTTGATTTAATGGGTGTTTATCATCATGAATTTATGATTTGACAATACTTAACAGTAAGACTTGAAGGTAGCAACCCAATTAAGACACATGTTCGCTCTGTGCATATTGTGACTAGGTTCATCCTTTGGGACTGAtgattgtaaatttgtaatgcTTTCTTGCATCCCTAACAATGAAAACTTTgtggaattgaaattaatgTGGAAGGCTATCTAAGCAGGGACCCTGAATATAACAAATTAAGTGTGTGAAGACTTCAATTAGTGTACTTGAGTTCTTCTATAGAATGAAATCCAAGTCCAACTGTTAGTAATTTTATAGAAAGAGAATATGCTTTTTATAGTCCCTGAAGAAACAAAGGTATAGGATCTGTTCTGATAGTGAGCATATgcttttttttccttgttcTTTGAGGGATAAAGTTACATTTGCTGATAAAGAAGAGTGGAGCAATGGCTATAAGCTAAATAAGAAAGTCATTCGTATCTGTGAAGTCCAAAAAACAAGTAGTATCCCGATTGATGCTTGTTCAAAATCTTTTCTAAACATCGGTTGCACGGTTGTCTATGTCATCGATCATTaccttttcttgtctttaaTAGAAACAAATGTCGTTCTAACATGTGCTTCATTTCTTTTCTCCATtcattttggaaattatttttagtttaactGGTAGCGCTTAAGAAATCAATCTTTTGCTACATTTTAGGTACTGCAACGAGAAGCAAGATTGGGTTAACAGAAGGGAAAATTGGAGCAATGGCTTTGGTATGTTGACATATTTGCGAGCATCTAGAGAAATTCGCTTATAAGATTGGTGAATGTTGAGATGATTGGCTAAGTTGACTATGTTACCTGTGAAGGTGCCGAGGGATTTTCATTACCATCGACTTTACAATATGattgttttatgtttcaaGACAATGCTTTACTTGGAATGAATTACAAGACAGCTACACAAATCGTGTTGAGAATTCCTAAACTTTCAGTATTTCTGTGTTCTGTAAATTTCTTGCCTTGAAGCTGTCAAGTAATTTAGTCACATAGTATCATACTATCATATGATCAAATGTTACAcaccataacaaaaaaatccaGTTTCGCATAACTTTGATAGCCATCAAATCAAGGATTTCTACATAGCAGCAGGGGATCTCCAAGAAAGCAATACAAGTTCAACAGATAACAGCACAATACCAGTTTCTATAGATATGAGTAACCAAGCCTTCAGTTTCGACCAAGCGGCAATGATCTGCAACTATACGTCTCCTTGAAATCCTGCTTCTTCGATGAAGTGAAGAGCGACGCATCCAGATTTGTCTCTGATTATTTTCGCATATTGTCGCGGCTGGTGCTCCAAATTTTGCTGGTTCCAATCGCTCTGGCGACCgttaatatatatagtggaAAATACAACGACCGTCACCAACATCACTAAGTAAAGCAATGCAGCAACCATCGCTGACAATGGACAGGATGAAGAACGAAAGTCATCATGGAATCAACGCAACTTTAAAACTGAATCTATTGGAATTTTGCGACCTTCGTATCCGCGGCCTGAGGGTGGGGTCAGTCGATACCCCGACACCACCTGAA harbors:
- the LOC125220886 gene encoding trafficking protein particle complex subunit 5-like, giving the protein MPGKLKSKWIGPYTIVGIRTNGAVEIQGSAPNFVPFLVNGHRVKVYRDNSELTEVTIDSTSKLNEDLLQVSLSAFAFLFSELVQYNQIQVDNIAELERRLEDAGYAVGARVLELLCHREKGNRRETRLLGILSFIHSTVWKVLFGKVADSLEKGTEHEDEYMISEKELLVNRFISIPKDMGAFNCGAFVAGIVRGVLDNAGFPAVVTAHFVPVDGHHRPRTTILIKFAEEVLQREARLG